AGTTGGATCCAGGATCCGAAGCATGGTTGTCGGCCCATGGCAATCGGTTGACTGCTAAGAAAGTCGAACTCATTCAGGGGTTTGCAAAAGAGGCAGGTAGAGGGAAACCGCGTCGCCTGGCTCTGCGCTTTTTGGTTTCGCCTGAGGTATTGCATGATGATGGAGCAGGTGGAGTAGGGGGTGTAACACTTCGCAAAAATAGACTGGTTGTCGATGGAGATCGACTGCGCCCGCAGCCGACAGGTATTACCGAGGAGTTACCTGCAGAAGTCGTATTTCGGTCAGTTGGATATCGGGGAGTACCGCTTCCGGGGCTCCCGTTCAGGGATGACTGGGCTGTGATCCCGAGTGATCAAGGTCGAGTCACGGGTGATGGAATTTCCTGTGGGGTGTACGTAGGGGGGTGGATCAAGCGTGGACCCACCGGAGTGATCGGTACCAATAAGCCGGATGCACAGGAAACTGTTCGGAGCATGTTGGAAGATCTTGAAGCCGGCCGCTGTTTCAATCCCGGGTACACAGAGCCTGAATCCATTGACCATCTGTTGGAGGATCGGTGTGGAAGTGTTTTTCGGTGGGATGATTGGACGGAGCTAGATCGCCTGGAAACCGCTGCCGGTGATCCTCTGGGGCGTCCCCGGGTGAAATTCACCTCAACTCAAAGTATGCTGGAGGCACTTCAGCGTTAAAGGAGAGATTCTCAGGTTATTGCGTCCAGCCCGTCTGGCAATTCATAGAGATATAGATCTCAGGTAATTTGTGCTGTTATTGGGGCTTGGTACTCCCGGATCATTCTTGGATCTTATAAACCACAACCATTGGAGCGGCACCGTCCCCTTGGTGTATACCATAGGCATGCCCGCCTCGAATCACCTCAAGATCCACGGCAACTGGAAGTGTAGCACGACCGACTGCATGAGATTCTCGGCTCAGAATTAACCACTCCGCCTGAACCGCATCTTCGGGGCTACTCAGCTTGATCCATATGCGGTTCACCTCATCCACCACAAAAGTCTGAAATGCCGGCTTCGTCTCGTGGGGTTCACGGGCCTCCACTAATTCCCGATAGTGGGGCTCCTCCGGCATTGCTTCAGCCATTTCTGCACTCGTGATTGGTACCGGTTCGTGCTCATAGCGGATTGTATCACGAGTTGATTCGTCGGCGGATACGGTCACGATTTCAATTTTGTCGCTCCAACCGTAGTAGAGCATATCATCAGGGCCAACTGCCCAAGAAGGTGATCGACCAAATGGAGTCCAGACAAAGTTCATGCCACCGCCTTCCTCAAGATTGTATATCATTTCATACTCATCTACGGTGCCAATAATGTCCGTACCATAACTTCCATCCCTGTTGATCTTGATCAGTTCGTAGTGAGTATTGTCATTGATCGTCATTGTGCCATCATCGGATTCCAGAAAAGGAGACAAACTCTTGGTCATGATCCATCCATCTCCAATGGCACCGATCAAAGAATTGAACTGTTTCTCTCCATCATCTCTTACTTCAACGCTACGCACGTAGGAGAAGTCATCAGGATCATAAATTAGGATCCGGTTTGTAACGAATTCCCACAGATACACGGAATCTGCTGCACCAATGACGGCACCACTTAA
The nucleotide sequence above comes from Rhodothermaceae bacterium. Encoded proteins:
- a CDS encoding 6-bladed beta-propeller, with amino-acid sequence MLIPFCIILLAGCGRSTGPVQNEGEATSITLEEILRLGDESAGDTILFGPIAQIAVNGDGDILVSEGQRSPLVHVFGPDGTHLSQVGDRGQGPGEYQYLSGAVIGAADSVYLWEFVTNRILIYDPDDFSYVRSVEVRDDGEKQFNSLIGAIGDGWIMTKSLSPFLESDDGTMTINDNTHYELIKINRDGSYGTDIIGTVDEYEMIYNLEEGGGMNFVWTPFGRSPSWAVGPDDMLYYGWSDKIEIVTVSADESTRDTIRYEHEPVPITSAEMAEAMPEEPHYRELVEAREPHETKPAFQTFVVDEVNRIWIKLSSPEDAVQAEWLILSRESHAVGRATLPVAVDLEVIRGGHAYGIHQGDGAAPMVVVYKIQE